The proteins below come from a single Argentina anserina chromosome 1, drPotAnse1.1, whole genome shotgun sequence genomic window:
- the LOC126791140 gene encoding WRKY transcription factor 23, with amino-acid sequence MEKKEYMMKMEGDTADYSYPFSGMFDFSQGDQKDSLGFMELLGTQDYFGPADSLFDLPQISAQQVLPTKSIDLGKDYSVNPSTPNSSSISSASSEAVNEEPHTDIKAPVKQEEEDPPEPKKGLKANQKKKTTEKKPREPRFAFLTKSEVDHLEDGYRWRKYGQKAVKNSRFPRSYFRCTSASCNVKKRVERCVNDPGIVVTTYEGQHTHLSPLMMPPPPPTTALNSILMPRTLFSHYQQQQGLQLFEDNQTSNSGFSTPNARSWSYLNERRFCCPGGSSALMTDHGLLQDIVPSNMLKQG; translated from the exons ATGGAGAAGAAGGAATATATGATGAAGATGGAGGGCGATACAGCAGATTACAGCTACCCATTTTCAGGCATGTTTGATTTCTCTCAAGGCGATCAGAAGGACTCGTTAGGGTTTATGGAGCTTTTGGGTACCCAGGACTACTTTGGTCCTGCTGATTCCCTCTTTGATTTGCCACAGATCAGTGCACAACAGGTACTGCCGACTAAATCCATTGATCTGGGGAAAGATTACTCTGTCAATCCTTCAACACCAAACTCCTCGTCCATTTCATCTGCTTCAAGTGAAGCTGTGAACGAGGAACCGCACACTGATATTAAAGCCCCTgtaaaacaagaagaagaagacccaCCAGAGCCCAAGAAAGG GTTGAAAGCgaatcagaagaagaagacaacaGAGAAGAAACCAAGAGAGCCGAGATTCGCCTTCCTGACAAAGAGTGAGGTTGATCATCTAGAAGATGGATACAGATGGAGAAAGTACGGCCAGAAAGCCGTCAAAAACAGCCGTTTTCCCAG GAGCTACTTTCGGTGCACCAGTGCCTCATGTAATGTGAAGAAGCGAGTGGAGCGATGCGTCAACGATCCAGGCATAGTTGTGACGACCTATGAAGGCCAACATACGCATCTAAGTCCTCTTATGatgcctcctcctccgccaaCTACTGCACTGAACAGCATTCTCATGCCAAGAACCCTATTCTCCCACTATCAACAGCAACAAGGACTGCAGCTATTTGAGGATAATCAAACCAGCAATTCGGGTTTTTCGACACCAAATGCTAGAAGCTGGAGTTATCTTAACGAGCGGCGGTTTTGCTGCCCCGGAGGAAGTTCAGCTTTGATGACAGACCATGGCCTTCTTCAAGACATAGTCCCCTCTAATATGTTGAAGCAAGGGTAG
- the LOC126785979 gene encoding LOW QUALITY PROTEIN: peptidyl-prolyl cis-trans isomerase FKBP12-like (The sequence of the model RefSeq protein was modified relative to this genomic sequence to represent the inferred CDS: inserted 1 base in 1 codon): MGMEKEVLRAGTGPKPVKGQKVTVHCTGYGKNGDLNLKFWSTKDPGQEPFSFKIGQGQVIKGWDEGVLGMQVGEVARLRCSPDYAYGTGGFPAWGXQPNSVLRAE, translated from the exons ATGGGAATGGAGAAGGAGGTTCTGAGGGCTGGGACTGGTCCGAAACCGGTGAAAGGTCAGaaggttactgttcactgcaCTGGTTATG GTAAGAATGGTGATCTCAATCtcaagttttggag cACTAAGGACCCAGGTCAGGAGCCTTTCAGCTTCAAAATTGGCCAAGGCCAGGTTATAAAAG GGTGGGATGAAGGTGTCCTTGGAATGCAAGTTGGAGAAGTTGCTCGTCTGCGG TGCTCTCCGGACTATGCTTATGGAACTGGTGGATTTCCTGCATGGG TACAACCTAATTCAGTTCTACGTGCGGAGTGA
- the LOC126785897 gene encoding flowering time control protein FCA isoform X3, whose translation MAHHPPPPNHHHHDPTGFPNPVPFSVRKRAWLHSNPRDCFENPNHAKLYVRQLSRTATEDVIRSLFGQFGDIVEVVMLKDKLTGRQQGHCFVKYSSIDAAESAIRALNCQHYFPGEGNPIIVRLADGERERLGVQDRLYVCGIHLDASNEDIAEIFSPYGVVEDIYILRPNRGSGFVKYSSGDMALAAIKALNGTFVMRGCAQPLAVRFADPKKPREIDRRGNYVYSSAAGGLYSHEPVRLVPDHVGGQNFPNAPYPPQQISQPPIPYRANQEPQVSTVMQPTFPPLQPPLQLCRMPIQQTQITPRSSHSSLAAVTETHKQHLKQSSGQILGQQQSSQQTFSGNSIVALPSSNETTTSLECDWSEHTCPDGYKYYYNCETCESRWDKPEEFVLFEQQLQTKTQPNNPSHHLQSVLVPSTQIVCQNQQLQLQSETSPVVGPTCV comes from the exons ATGGCCCaccatcctcctcctcctaaccaccaccaccacgaTCCCACCGGCTTCCCCAATCCGGTTCCCTTTTCCGTTCGCAAAAGGGCTTGGCTACACTCCAACCCTAGAG ATTGCTTTGAGAATCCCAATCATGCTAAGCTTTATGTGAGACAACTTTCCAGAACTGCCACCGAGGACGTT ATTCGATCGTTGTTTGGACAATTCGGAGACATTGTCGAGGTTGTTATGTTGAAGGATAAGCTGACTGGCCGCCAACAAG GACATTGTTTTGTCAAGTATTCGTCAATAGATGCAGCAGAGAGTGCTATCAGAGCTTTAAATTGTCAGCATTATTTTCCTGGG GAAGGTAATCCTATCATAGTCAGATTGGCTGATGGTGAAAGGGAACGCCTCG GGGTGCAAGACAGATTGTATGTTTGTGGTATTCACCTAGATGCTTCCAATGAAGACATTGCAGAA ATATTTTCGCCTTATGGTGTTGTTGAAGACATCTACATTTTGAGGCCCAATCGTG GATCCGGTTTTGTTAAATATTCCAGTGGAGATATGGCTCTGGCAGCAATCAAAGCTTTAAATGGAACCTTTGTTATGAGA GGTTGTGCTCAGCCATTGGCTGTTCGATTTGCAGATCCCAAGAAACCAAGGGAAATAGACCGAAG GGGTAACTATGTATATAGCAGTGCAGCTGGTGGTCTGTATTCTCACGAACCAGTTAG GCTGGTACCTGATCATGTTGGAGGACAGAATTTTCCAAATGCACCTTATCCTCCCCAACAAATTTCACAACCCCCTATTCCCTATCGGGCCAACCAGGAACCACAGGTTTCTACTGTGATGCAACCAACGTTTCCTCCATTACAACCACCTTTACAGTTGTGCAGGATGCCTATACAACAAACCCAGATTACTCCAAGAAGTTCTCATTCTTCTTTAGCGGCAGTCACGGAGACACATAAACAGCATCTGAAACAATCATCTGGGCAAATTCTCGGGCAGCAACAGAGTTCTCAG CAGACATTTTCTGGCAATTCTATTGTTGCGTTGCCTTCAAGTAATGAGACAACTACTTCTCTAGAGTGTGACTGGAGCGAACACACCTGCCCTGATGGATACAAGTATTATTATAATTGTGAAACTTGTGAGAGCAGA TGGGACAAACCTGAGGAGTTCGTTTTATTTGAGCAACAGTTGCAGACAAAAACGCAACCAAATAATCCTTCTCATCATCTTCAATCTGTGTTGGTTCCTTCTACGCAAATAGTTTGTCAAAACCAgcag TTGCAGTTGCAGTCGGAAACAAGTCCTGTTGTAGGCCCAACATGTGTTTGA
- the LOC126785897 gene encoding flowering time control protein FCA isoform X2, protein MAHHPPPPNHHHHDPTGFPNPVPFSVRKRAWLHSNPRDCFENPNHAKLYVRQLSRTATEDVIRSLFGQFGDIVEVVMLKDKLTGRQQGHCFVKYSSIDAAESAIRALNCQHYFPGEGNPIIVRLADGERERLGVQDRLYVCGIHLDASNEDIAEIFSPYGVVEDIYILRPNRGSGFVKYSSGDMALAAIKALNGTFVMRGCAQPLAVRFADPKKPREIDRRGNYVYSSAAGGLYSHEPVRLVPDHVGGQNFPNAPYPPQQISQPPIPYRANQEPQVSTVMQPTFPPLQPPLQLCRMPIQQTQITPRSSHSSLAAVTETHKQHLKQSSGQILGQQQSSQTFSGNSIVALPSSNETTTSLECDWSEHTCPDGYKYYYNCETCESRWDKPEEFVLFEQQLQTKTQPNNPSHHLQSVLVPSTQIVCQNQQESNQVQLQLQSETSPVVGPTCV, encoded by the exons ATGGCCCaccatcctcctcctcctaaccaccaccaccacgaTCCCACCGGCTTCCCCAATCCGGTTCCCTTTTCCGTTCGCAAAAGGGCTTGGCTACACTCCAACCCTAGAG ATTGCTTTGAGAATCCCAATCATGCTAAGCTTTATGTGAGACAACTTTCCAGAACTGCCACCGAGGACGTT ATTCGATCGTTGTTTGGACAATTCGGAGACATTGTCGAGGTTGTTATGTTGAAGGATAAGCTGACTGGCCGCCAACAAG GACATTGTTTTGTCAAGTATTCGTCAATAGATGCAGCAGAGAGTGCTATCAGAGCTTTAAATTGTCAGCATTATTTTCCTGGG GAAGGTAATCCTATCATAGTCAGATTGGCTGATGGTGAAAGGGAACGCCTCG GGGTGCAAGACAGATTGTATGTTTGTGGTATTCACCTAGATGCTTCCAATGAAGACATTGCAGAA ATATTTTCGCCTTATGGTGTTGTTGAAGACATCTACATTTTGAGGCCCAATCGTG GATCCGGTTTTGTTAAATATTCCAGTGGAGATATGGCTCTGGCAGCAATCAAAGCTTTAAATGGAACCTTTGTTATGAGA GGTTGTGCTCAGCCATTGGCTGTTCGATTTGCAGATCCCAAGAAACCAAGGGAAATAGACCGAAG GGGTAACTATGTATATAGCAGTGCAGCTGGTGGTCTGTATTCTCACGAACCAGTTAG GCTGGTACCTGATCATGTTGGAGGACAGAATTTTCCAAATGCACCTTATCCTCCCCAACAAATTTCACAACCCCCTATTCCCTATCGGGCCAACCAGGAACCACAGGTTTCTACTGTGATGCAACCAACGTTTCCTCCATTACAACCACCTTTACAGTTGTGCAGGATGCCTATACAACAAACCCAGATTACTCCAAGAAGTTCTCATTCTTCTTTAGCGGCAGTCACGGAGACACATAAACAGCATCTGAAACAATCATCTGGGCAAATTCTCGGGCAGCAACAGAGTTCTCAG ACATTTTCTGGCAATTCTATTGTTGCGTTGCCTTCAAGTAATGAGACAACTACTTCTCTAGAGTGTGACTGGAGCGAACACACCTGCCCTGATGGATACAAGTATTATTATAATTGTGAAACTTGTGAGAGCAGA TGGGACAAACCTGAGGAGTTCGTTTTATTTGAGCAACAGTTGCAGACAAAAACGCAACCAAATAATCCTTCTCATCATCTTCAATCTGTGTTGGTTCCTTCTACGCAAATAGTTTGTCAAAACCAgcag GAATCGAATCAGGTGCAGTTGCAGTTGCAGTCGGAAACAAGTCCTGTTGTAGGCCCAACATGTGTTTGA
- the LOC126785897 gene encoding flowering time control protein FCA isoform X1, whose product MAHHPPPPNHHHHDPTGFPNPVPFSVRKRAWLHSNPRDCFENPNHAKLYVRQLSRTATEDVIRSLFGQFGDIVEVVMLKDKLTGRQQGHCFVKYSSIDAAESAIRALNCQHYFPGEGNPIIVRLADGERERLGVQDRLYVCGIHLDASNEDIAEIFSPYGVVEDIYILRPNRGSGFVKYSSGDMALAAIKALNGTFVMRGCAQPLAVRFADPKKPREIDRRGNYVYSSAAGGLYSHEPVRLVPDHVGGQNFPNAPYPPQQISQPPIPYRANQEPQVSTVMQPTFPPLQPPLQLCRMPIQQTQITPRSSHSSLAAVTETHKQHLKQSSGQILGQQQSSQQTFSGNSIVALPSSNETTTSLECDWSEHTCPDGYKYYYNCETCESRWDKPEEFVLFEQQLQTKTQPNNPSHHLQSVLVPSTQIVCQNQQESNQVQLQLQSETSPVVGPTCV is encoded by the exons ATGGCCCaccatcctcctcctcctaaccaccaccaccacgaTCCCACCGGCTTCCCCAATCCGGTTCCCTTTTCCGTTCGCAAAAGGGCTTGGCTACACTCCAACCCTAGAG ATTGCTTTGAGAATCCCAATCATGCTAAGCTTTATGTGAGACAACTTTCCAGAACTGCCACCGAGGACGTT ATTCGATCGTTGTTTGGACAATTCGGAGACATTGTCGAGGTTGTTATGTTGAAGGATAAGCTGACTGGCCGCCAACAAG GACATTGTTTTGTCAAGTATTCGTCAATAGATGCAGCAGAGAGTGCTATCAGAGCTTTAAATTGTCAGCATTATTTTCCTGGG GAAGGTAATCCTATCATAGTCAGATTGGCTGATGGTGAAAGGGAACGCCTCG GGGTGCAAGACAGATTGTATGTTTGTGGTATTCACCTAGATGCTTCCAATGAAGACATTGCAGAA ATATTTTCGCCTTATGGTGTTGTTGAAGACATCTACATTTTGAGGCCCAATCGTG GATCCGGTTTTGTTAAATATTCCAGTGGAGATATGGCTCTGGCAGCAATCAAAGCTTTAAATGGAACCTTTGTTATGAGA GGTTGTGCTCAGCCATTGGCTGTTCGATTTGCAGATCCCAAGAAACCAAGGGAAATAGACCGAAG GGGTAACTATGTATATAGCAGTGCAGCTGGTGGTCTGTATTCTCACGAACCAGTTAG GCTGGTACCTGATCATGTTGGAGGACAGAATTTTCCAAATGCACCTTATCCTCCCCAACAAATTTCACAACCCCCTATTCCCTATCGGGCCAACCAGGAACCACAGGTTTCTACTGTGATGCAACCAACGTTTCCTCCATTACAACCACCTTTACAGTTGTGCAGGATGCCTATACAACAAACCCAGATTACTCCAAGAAGTTCTCATTCTTCTTTAGCGGCAGTCACGGAGACACATAAACAGCATCTGAAACAATCATCTGGGCAAATTCTCGGGCAGCAACAGAGTTCTCAG CAGACATTTTCTGGCAATTCTATTGTTGCGTTGCCTTCAAGTAATGAGACAACTACTTCTCTAGAGTGTGACTGGAGCGAACACACCTGCCCTGATGGATACAAGTATTATTATAATTGTGAAACTTGTGAGAGCAGA TGGGACAAACCTGAGGAGTTCGTTTTATTTGAGCAACAGTTGCAGACAAAAACGCAACCAAATAATCCTTCTCATCATCTTCAATCTGTGTTGGTTCCTTCTACGCAAATAGTTTGTCAAAACCAgcag GAATCGAATCAGGTGCAGTTGCAGTTGCAGTCGGAAACAAGTCCTGTTGTAGGCCCAACATGTGTTTGA